A stretch of Paenibacillus peoriae DNA encodes these proteins:
- a CDS encoding NEAT domain-containing protein yields MNMIMNRMEKLSLKKVMLTVLMAALVFVVLAPFSANKANAALPNGTYQLPYTVYKDGTTQPSYMDTNGYVKKPATLIVTNGQYKVRVAITKSAWVTEFKTQQNGQYVNATVVSTSGDTRIVEFPVTSSSQKLNVKLHVSVPAEYTGGIPYDHDYVVQFQFDDSDI; encoded by the coding sequence ATGAACATGATTATGAATCGTATGGAAAAATTGTCTTTGAAAAAAGTAATGCTTACTGTACTGATGGCAGCGCTTGTTTTTGTGGTACTAGCTCCATTTTCTGCCAATAAGGCGAATGCGGCTTTGCCTAATGGGACGTATCAATTGCCTTATACCGTTTATAAAGATGGAACCACTCAGCCATCTTACATGGATACAAACGGTTATGTGAAAAAACCAGCCACACTGATTGTTACGAATGGTCAATATAAAGTGCGAGTAGCTATTACCAAGAGTGCATGGGTTACTGAATTCAAAACTCAGCAAAACGGTCAGTATGTGAATGCGACTGTGGTAAGCACATCAGGGGATACAAGAATAGTCGAATTCCCTGTAACTAGCTCGTCTCAAAAATTGAACGTTAAACTGCATGTAAGTGTGCCTGCAGAATACACTGGTGGTATTCCATACGATCACGACTATGTTGTTCAATTCCAATTCGACGACAGCGATATCTAA
- a CDS encoding NEAT domain-containing protein — protein MNMVMNRFEQFSFKKVFVALIMTALVFALVAPFSAKAAAADGTYNVDYTVLKDQTNETSRLDSYLTKPAQVTVANGKNVVRLTVKSSNLITTFKVEQNGVLQDATVVSTDTASNTRVVEFEVADLNAKVNAYAEITIPVIGYTGKYDVQLQFDEI, from the coding sequence ATGAATATGGTAATGAATCGCTTTGAGCAATTTTCTTTTAAGAAGGTATTCGTAGCATTGATCATGACAGCGCTTGTTTTTGCACTTGTTGCTCCATTCTCAGCTAAAGCGGCAGCAGCCGACGGCACGTACAACGTAGACTACACCGTTCTGAAGGATCAAACCAATGAGACTTCTCGATTGGATAGCTACCTGACGAAGCCTGCTCAGGTTACGGTAGCTAACGGCAAAAATGTCGTTCGTCTGACTGTGAAAAGTAGCAATCTGATTACAACGTTCAAAGTAGAGCAAAATGGCGTTCTGCAAGATGCGACTGTAGTAAGCACAGATACTGCTAGCAACACTCGTGTAGTGGAATTCGAAGTTGCTGATCTGAATGCAAAAGTGAATGCTTACGCTGAAATCACAATCCCAGTAATCGGCTACACAGGCAAGTATGATGTACAACTGCAATTCGACGAAATCTAA
- the isdC gene encoding heme uptake protein IsdC — MKKGYSAIIAVFLLVSVLSFWPTSSSVGAATASPKLADGTYTLKYNILKAENDSVSMANDYFEKPAKLYVKKGHMTMQIKLNHSEWTTGFKVDYKGKIIDTKVIHKDAKTDTRTVQFPITSVNSPLISKIHVTVPAYNYDHDYTIRFAFDSKSAKKVAAVQSAKSTKSSKK; from the coding sequence ATGAAGAAGGGGTATTCTGCAATTATTGCTGTGTTTCTGCTGGTGAGTGTGCTGAGCTTTTGGCCAACTTCGTCATCTGTAGGAGCCGCTACGGCTTCTCCAAAATTGGCGGATGGTACATACACGCTCAAATACAATATCCTCAAGGCAGAAAATGACTCGGTGTCCATGGCTAATGATTATTTTGAAAAACCAGCTAAGTTGTATGTGAAAAAAGGTCATATGACCATGCAAATTAAGCTGAATCATAGCGAATGGACAACCGGGTTTAAAGTAGATTACAAAGGCAAAATCATCGATACCAAGGTCATCCATAAGGATGCCAAAACCGATACCCGCACCGTACAATTTCCAATTACGAGTGTGAACAGCCCGCTAATCTCTAAAATCCATGTTACTGTCCCTGCGTATAACTACGATCATGACTATACGATCCGCTTCGCTTTTGATTCCAAAAGTGCCAAAAAAGTAGCAGCCGTCCAGTCAGCAAAATCAACTAAATCTTCCAAGAAGTAA
- a CDS encoding ABC transporter substrate-binding protein, giving the protein MKSYMLWSSAVLLLAVTGCSNGAPTTDHKPTSASVSATSGTTSSAAIQVTDFSKRTLAFQKVPQHIVALSNGDLDIIYALGGTAVGRPNSNGPVVVPAAENVQQIGSTHEVDLEKITMLKPDVVLGNYPMNEKDIPAIEGVGSQLLLTSANSVQDIQTQITLFGQLLQKQAGAVKLNQQIDQQVTKLQKETASASKPKVLLVYGAPATYMAALPNSLSGNILEAAGGSNIAADFPGLQNFPQYAQLNTERIIQADPDYIFIMTHGNTEDVKTAFIKEMQENAAWNGIRAVKNNQVEVLPSDLFGTNPGTRVTKALDLMHQKLYPAK; this is encoded by the coding sequence ATGAAATCTTATATGTTGTGGTCGTCCGCAGTGCTTTTATTGGCAGTTACCGGATGTAGTAATGGTGCCCCGACCACAGATCATAAACCAACCAGTGCCTCCGTATCTGCCACTTCTGGCACGACAAGCAGTGCAGCCATCCAAGTTACTGATTTTTCAAAACGGACGTTGGCGTTTCAAAAGGTTCCTCAACATATCGTTGCGCTCAGCAATGGCGATCTGGATATTATATACGCATTGGGCGGGACAGCCGTAGGAAGACCCAACTCCAATGGACCTGTCGTCGTACCTGCTGCTGAGAACGTTCAGCAAATAGGCTCCACTCATGAAGTAGATTTGGAGAAAATTACGATGCTCAAACCGGATGTCGTGCTAGGCAATTATCCTATGAATGAAAAAGACATTCCAGCCATTGAAGGAGTAGGTTCACAGCTGCTGCTGACTAGTGCCAATTCAGTTCAGGATATCCAGACACAAATTACACTGTTCGGACAATTACTACAAAAGCAAGCCGGGGCCGTAAAGCTGAACCAGCAAATTGACCAACAAGTAACCAAGCTACAAAAGGAAACCGCTTCTGCCTCCAAACCGAAGGTATTGCTCGTCTACGGAGCCCCGGCTACGTACATGGCGGCACTACCGAATTCACTGAGTGGAAACATTCTGGAAGCTGCGGGTGGCTCTAACATCGCCGCTGATTTTCCGGGCCTGCAAAATTTCCCACAATATGCGCAGCTGAACACAGAACGCATCATACAGGCTGACCCTGACTACATCTTCATCATGACTCATGGCAATACAGAAGATGTTAAAACTGCATTTATAAAGGAAATGCAGGAAAATGCAGCTTGGAACGGAATCCGAGCAGTCAAAAACAATCAGGTCGAGGTTTTACCTTCAGATCTGTTCGGTACGAATCCGGGCACACGGGTCACTAAAGCGCTGGATTTGATGCATCAAAAGCTGTATCCGGCGAAATAG
- a CDS encoding FecCD family ABC transporter permease: protein MNKLQRARRRTIAWITLPILLLTVSVYGLAYGSVSIPLQEINHVLLHNDESTYRTILMDLRLPRVLVGLLVGACLAASGALLQGVMKNPLADPGIIGVSAGGGLAAVITMVMLPQLSYLLPITAFLGAFLSAIVIYLLAWDRGASPVKIVLAGVAINALLGALTNGVMVMFSDRVQAVLPWLSGGLNGRSWHHLEFMAPYAIIGLIASFFAIKPANLLLLGDDSAQLLGQRVELQRMLIILLSALLAGTAVSVAGLIGFVGLVVPHVIRLLIGEDYRFLLPLSIVGGGTLVVLADTVARSWFDPIELPVGILLAVIGAPFFLILLKKRGNFG, encoded by the coding sequence ATGAACAAACTACAGCGCGCCAGAAGACGCACCATCGCCTGGATTACCCTTCCGATTCTACTGCTGACCGTCTCTGTGTACGGTCTGGCCTACGGTTCGGTGTCGATTCCACTTCAAGAAATCAATCATGTTTTGCTACATAATGATGAATCTACATATCGCACGATCCTGATGGATCTCCGGCTACCCAGAGTATTAGTAGGTTTACTGGTAGGAGCTTGTCTTGCAGCTTCCGGAGCCCTTCTTCAAGGTGTCATGAAAAATCCATTGGCTGACCCTGGCATTATTGGTGTATCGGCTGGAGGTGGACTGGCCGCCGTCATTACGATGGTGATGCTTCCCCAGCTTAGCTACCTTCTTCCGATAACCGCCTTTTTGGGAGCCTTTCTGAGCGCAATCGTCATTTATCTGCTGGCTTGGGACCGAGGGGCGTCGCCTGTCAAAATTGTGCTGGCTGGCGTTGCGATCAATGCGCTGCTGGGCGCACTCACCAACGGCGTAATGGTCATGTTCAGCGACCGCGTACAGGCCGTTCTTCCTTGGCTATCCGGCGGATTAAACGGAAGAAGCTGGCATCATCTGGAGTTCATGGCGCCTTACGCCATCATTGGATTAATCGCCTCTTTCTTTGCGATTAAACCTGCTAATTTACTGCTACTGGGCGACGATTCAGCACAGCTGCTGGGCCAGCGAGTAGAGCTTCAACGTATGCTCATTATCCTGCTTTCTGCCCTGCTGGCCGGTACAGCAGTCAGTGTAGCCGGGTTGATCGGCTTTGTAGGACTGGTCGTTCCCCATGTCATACGGCTGCTAATCGGGGAAGATTATCGTTTCCTCCTTCCCCTTTCCATTGTGGGCGGCGGAACGCTGGTTGTTCTCGCAGATACGGTGGCGCGATCCTGGTTTGACCCGATTGAACTGCCTGTAGGTATTTTGCTGGCCGTCATTGGGGCACCGTTCTTCTTAATCTTACTCAAGAAACGGGGGAATTTCGGATGA
- a CDS encoding ABC transporter ATP-binding protein, whose product MTAIQGEHISLQRGYFKLVDVNITLPAGQLTAIVGPNGSGKSTLLRIMTRLLKQDQGQVSVLGKPVQEYKRRDFAQTITMLPQMKDMLPLLTVRELVAYGRSPHAKGLKVRYTGQDQQIVDHVMKITGIQPYADRMFHTLSGGEQQKARIAMALAQQTGILLLDEPTTFLDIAHQFEVMDMLRRINHESGLTIVMVLHDLQQAAAYCHHMIALKKGRITVAGEPHEILTSAFLRDIYEMNATIKFEDGYPVIIPTIPHHSGGI is encoded by the coding sequence ATGACAGCCATTCAGGGTGAGCATATCTCCTTACAACGTGGGTATTTCAAGCTGGTCGATGTGAATATCACCTTGCCTGCTGGTCAGCTCACCGCGATCGTCGGGCCGAACGGTTCAGGCAAATCCACGCTTTTGCGGATTATGACCCGGTTGCTCAAGCAGGATCAGGGTCAGGTTTCCGTATTGGGCAAGCCCGTGCAGGAATACAAGCGGCGTGATTTTGCCCAGACGATTACAATGCTACCGCAAATGAAGGATATGCTGCCGTTATTGACGGTCCGCGAGCTGGTCGCTTACGGAAGATCTCCTCATGCCAAGGGCTTGAAGGTACGCTATACCGGACAGGACCAGCAAATCGTGGACCATGTCATGAAGATCACGGGTATCCAGCCCTATGCGGATCGGATGTTCCATACTCTATCGGGAGGTGAACAACAAAAAGCGCGAATTGCAATGGCCTTGGCCCAACAAACGGGTATTCTTTTGCTCGATGAACCGACCACTTTTCTGGATATCGCCCACCAATTTGAAGTTATGGATATGCTGCGGCGTATCAATCACGAGTCCGGCTTGACGATTGTTATGGTACTACATGATTTGCAGCAAGCTGCGGCCTATTGTCATCATATGATTGCGCTTAAAAAGGGACGAATCACCGTTGCCGGCGAACCCCATGAGATTTTGACGTCTGCTTTTCTTCGCGACATTTATGAAATGAACGCTACCATCAAATTTGAGGATGGCTATCCGGTTATTATACCGACCATACCACATCATTCAGGAGGAATTTAA
- the isdG gene encoding heme oxygenase, which produces MVIVTNTSKITPGNAHLLIERFNKEGKVEKMEGFLGLEVLLTENTEDYEEVTISTRWKEKENFQGWTKSEAFRESHSHRQIPDYIIENKITFYEVKIVRHPIANSDSSLASDSEAV; this is translated from the coding sequence ATGGTTATCGTAACAAATACATCTAAAATCACACCGGGCAATGCACATCTACTCATCGAAAGATTTAACAAAGAAGGAAAAGTTGAAAAAATGGAAGGCTTTCTCGGTCTGGAAGTGCTGCTGACTGAAAACACGGAGGATTATGAGGAAGTAACGATCAGTACACGATGGAAAGAAAAAGAGAACTTCCAAGGCTGGACGAAAAGCGAAGCTTTCCGCGAATCCCATAGCCATCGTCAAATTCCGGACTATATTATTGAAAATAAAATCACGTTCTATGAAGTTAAAATCGTTCGTCATCCCATCGCCAACAGCGATTCCTCTTTGGCAAGTGATTCCGAAGCAGTTTAA
- a CDS encoding MBL fold metallo-hydrolase, producing the protein MPKVRFNNMDHVNTDKTIKQFRQWRQERRSKIKDYTFVVPNHPPELEFLHSNREMATATWVGHSTFFIQYLGLNIITDPVWAERMAFDKRLAPPGIRIQDVPPLDIILLSHSHYDHLHLESLRKLYRANTLMLVPTGLKAKMIRKGFRNCHELQWWEHFTVGGVRFTFVPAQHWTRRTPFDTNTSHWGGYVLQSEQQVIGSATSVTESHPHSNTDSEHTPTLYFVGDTGYFRGFKEIGERFAIDLTFMPIGAYEPEWFMTSQHVTPEEALQGFVDCGADQMIPMHYGAFKLADDTPREALDRLEAERERMGIAKERIHVLGHGETLKIGRRCSTTI; encoded by the coding sequence ATGCCCAAAGTTCGCTTTAACAATATGGATCATGTAAATACCGATAAAACCATCAAGCAATTCAGACAATGGCGGCAAGAGCGACGCAGCAAAATAAAGGATTATACGTTCGTTGTGCCAAACCATCCCCCGGAGCTGGAGTTTCTGCATAGCAATCGGGAGATGGCGACAGCCACCTGGGTGGGACATTCCACCTTTTTCATCCAGTATCTTGGGCTGAATATCATCACCGATCCGGTGTGGGCAGAGCGTATGGCTTTTGATAAAAGGTTGGCCCCGCCCGGCATTCGCATCCAGGATGTACCACCACTAGACATCATTCTGCTGTCTCATTCACACTATGATCATTTACATTTAGAATCCTTACGGAAATTATATCGTGCAAATACGCTGATGCTTGTACCCACAGGGTTAAAGGCAAAAATGATCCGCAAAGGTTTTCGTAACTGTCATGAGCTGCAATGGTGGGAGCATTTTACGGTAGGAGGGGTACGATTTACATTTGTTCCAGCCCAGCATTGGACACGACGCACGCCGTTTGATACGAACACTTCGCATTGGGGTGGATACGTTCTGCAAAGTGAACAGCAGGTGATTGGCTCTGCCACGTCCGTCACGGAATCTCATCCTCATTCGAATACAGATTCAGAGCATACACCGACGTTGTATTTTGTGGGAGACACTGGATATTTTCGTGGGTTTAAGGAGATTGGCGAGCGCTTTGCCATTGACCTGACCTTTATGCCGATTGGCGCGTATGAACCGGAATGGTTCATGACCTCGCAGCACGTGACACCGGAGGAGGCATTGCAAGGGTTTGTAGATTGCGGCGCAGATCAGATGATTCCGATGCACTACGGAGCCTTCAAACTAGCGGATGATACGCCAAGAGAGGCGCTGGATCGTCTCGAAGCGGAGCGTGAGCGTATGGGTATTGCGAAGGAACGCATTCATGTTCTAGGGCACGGAGAGACGCTGAAAATTGGACGTCGCTGTTCAACTACAATCTGA
- the cydS gene encoding cytochrome bd oxidase small subunit CydS yields the protein MAAFEHFTIMYESPIIIVVAIVFLFIYSARFKNPQD from the coding sequence GTGGCTGCTTTCGAGCATTTTACGATTATGTATGAGTCACCTATCATTATCGTCGTGGCGATTGTGTTTTTGTTTATTTATTCGGCACGCTTTAAAAATCCACAAGATTGA
- a CDS encoding cytochrome d ubiquinol oxidase subunit II codes for MSYEIVGIAILWTFLFGYLLIASIDFGAGFFSFYSVLTGHQNKIHNIIQRYLSPVWEVTNVFLIFFVVGLNGFFPDAAYYYGTALLVPGSIAIVLLAIRGVYYAYNTYGHSGTNNIVYMALYGATGLLIPAALSTVLAISEGGIIVENSTGVHLQWGQLLSNPYTWAVIFLALVSVLYISAMFLAYYAKRAGDKVAFEIVRGYALLWSGPTIVASLLAFFQINKQNPDHFTNMLNIAWMFVASFICFAGAVYLVWQRRHLGVSFILVMLQFAFAWYGYGRSHLPYVLYPYINVYDSFTNSTMAYALITAFVAGLLVLIPSLILILRLFLFDAKYVRGHEGKKG; via the coding sequence GTGAGCTATGAAATTGTAGGCATCGCCATTTTGTGGACGTTCCTGTTCGGATATTTGCTTATAGCATCTATTGATTTTGGTGCAGGGTTTTTCAGCTTTTACAGTGTGTTAACAGGCCACCAGAACAAAATCCACAATATTATTCAACGGTATCTATCCCCGGTGTGGGAGGTAACAAACGTATTTCTCATCTTTTTTGTGGTGGGATTAAACGGGTTCTTCCCGGATGCGGCATATTACTATGGTACGGCGTTACTCGTTCCCGGCAGTATTGCGATTGTACTTCTCGCCATCCGGGGAGTGTATTATGCATACAATACGTATGGGCATTCCGGCACCAATAATATCGTCTACATGGCGTTGTACGGTGCGACAGGGTTACTGATTCCGGCAGCACTGTCGACGGTCCTCGCTATATCGGAAGGCGGCATTATTGTGGAGAACAGTACAGGTGTGCACCTGCAATGGGGGCAGCTATTAAGCAATCCCTACACGTGGGCGGTTATTTTTCTGGCGTTGGTAAGCGTACTGTATATCTCGGCGATGTTTTTGGCCTATTATGCCAAAAGGGCAGGAGACAAGGTCGCTTTTGAAATCGTACGAGGATATGCACTGCTTTGGAGCGGTCCAACGATTGTTGCGAGTCTGCTCGCATTTTTTCAGATTAACAAACAAAATCCAGATCATTTTACCAATATGCTGAACATAGCCTGGATGTTTGTCGCATCCTTCATATGCTTTGCGGGAGCAGTTTATCTGGTATGGCAGCGGCGGCATCTAGGGGTTTCGTTCATATTGGTGATGCTGCAATTTGCATTTGCCTGGTATGGCTACGGCCGCTCGCATCTCCCGTATGTTCTGTATCCCTACATTAATGTCTACGACAGCTTTACAAATTCTACGATGGCGTATGCGTTGATTACGGCGTTTGTTGCGGGTCTGCTGGTGCTGATCCCTTCGCTGATCCTGATATTAAGATTGTTTCTGTTCGATGCAAAATATGTGCGCGGACATGAAGGGAAGAAAGGGTGA
- a CDS encoding cytochrome ubiquinol oxidase subunit I, with amino-acid sequence MSSLDPVLLSRMLTGITLFVHIVFASIGVGVPLMIALAEWRGLRTGDPHYTLLARRWARGFVITVAVGVVTGTAIGLQLSLLWPTFMRVAGQAIALPLFLETFAFFIEAIFLGIYLYTWDRFKSKYFHLMLLIPVAIASSASAVFITTVNSFMNQPQGFTLKNGVMTNIHPIEAMLNPATPTKVSHVLASSYTLSAGALMGLAAYSMLRGRNHAYFKKALKLTATCTIVFAISTVMIGDASGKFLAKYQPEKLAAAEWHFDTMTHAPFVYGGYMDKNGEIKYALKVPYALSVLAGNLPSTEVKGLNDYPVDERPPLSIHYMFDLKITTGVLILVIPLLYLIRKRLPGRKPYPRWLLLALILVGPMAMVAIELGWMFAEVGRQPWILRGYMKVSEAATTSTSVGWMLVLFVILYLVLCFSAIKVLSKLFRNKDAVEEIRQLGLEGADGK; translated from the coding sequence TTGTCTTCACTGGACCCTGTATTACTAAGCCGGATGCTGACCGGAATTACCCTGTTTGTTCATATCGTATTTGCATCTATCGGCGTCGGCGTACCCTTAATGATTGCACTAGCAGAATGGCGCGGGCTGCGAACTGGTGATCCGCATTATACCCTGCTGGCCCGACGGTGGGCGCGAGGGTTTGTCATTACCGTTGCCGTGGGTGTCGTTACAGGTACCGCCATTGGTTTGCAGCTCAGCTTGCTTTGGCCCACCTTTATGCGGGTGGCTGGACAAGCGATTGCACTGCCCCTGTTTTTGGAGACGTTTGCTTTTTTCATCGAAGCTATATTCCTGGGCATCTATTTGTATACTTGGGATCGGTTTAAAAGCAAATATTTTCACCTGATGCTGCTCATCCCGGTAGCGATTGCCTCATCTGCATCAGCGGTTTTTATTACGACTGTGAACTCGTTCATGAACCAACCTCAAGGCTTTACACTCAAAAATGGAGTCATGACAAATATTCATCCCATCGAGGCCATGCTAAATCCGGCTACGCCGACCAAAGTTTCTCATGTACTGGCTTCCTCGTATACATTGAGCGCTGGGGCGCTGATGGGACTGGCTGCTTACAGTATGCTGCGGGGACGTAATCACGCTTATTTTAAAAAGGCGCTGAAGCTCACTGCCACCTGTACCATTGTGTTTGCCATCAGTACAGTGATGATTGGAGATGCATCCGGTAAATTTCTGGCCAAATATCAGCCGGAGAAGCTGGCCGCCGCCGAATGGCATTTTGATACGATGACGCACGCGCCCTTCGTATATGGCGGATACATGGATAAGAACGGTGAAATCAAATATGCCCTGAAAGTGCCTTATGCACTTAGTGTGTTGGCCGGGAACCTGCCCAGTACGGAGGTCAAGGGATTAAATGATTATCCCGTAGATGAGCGTCCGCCCCTGTCTATCCATTATATGTTTGACCTCAAAATCACCACAGGGGTGCTGATTCTCGTCATTCCGCTGTTGTATCTGATCCGCAAGCGTTTGCCAGGTCGCAAACCATACCCCAGATGGCTGCTGTTGGCGCTCATTCTGGTGGGGCCAATGGCGATGGTAGCTATTGAGCTCGGATGGATGTTCGCGGAGGTCGGTAGACAGCCGTGGATTTTACGCGGATATATGAAGGTGTCCGAAGCAGCAACCACTTCTACGAGTGTTGGGTGGATGCTGGTGTTGTTTGTTATTTTGTATCTGGTGTTGTGCTTCTCGGCCATTAAGGTACTCAGCAAGCTATTTCGCAATAAGGATGCGGTGGAAGAGATAAGACAGCTCGGCCTGGAAGGGGCTGATGGTAAGTGA
- a CDS encoding MarR family winged helix-turn-helix transcriptional regulator, with the protein MPPKQSMRDTVQQPLPRLGPEPYLELMDQTALAETNRQLARIGLFLLWTGDNTLDAIDLDLAAYGLTESKLDLLLLLTLHQSQAQMSPSMIADRLGIRRASVTSLLDWTEQRGWIIREHNSSDRRKIHVRITEGGSHLVQQVLPVFWSSCASLASILEPEEQVVFSRIIEKIHHHMENRLGVGR; encoded by the coding sequence ATGCCACCAAAACAAAGTATGCGGGACACCGTCCAGCAACCTCTTCCCCGTCTGGGTCCAGAACCTTATCTGGAGCTAATGGATCAAACTGCTCTTGCAGAAACGAATCGACAACTCGCCCGTATTGGTCTCTTCTTGCTATGGACGGGTGATAATACGCTCGACGCAATAGATTTGGATCTAGCTGCTTATGGCCTGACAGAGAGTAAGCTAGATTTATTGTTGCTGTTGACACTACACCAATCCCAGGCTCAGATGAGCCCTTCAATGATTGCCGACCGTCTGGGAATTCGTCGTGCATCTGTTACATCTCTCCTAGACTGGACAGAGCAACGAGGCTGGATTATCAGAGAACATAATTCCTCAGATCGACGCAAAATTCATGTGCGCATTACAGAAGGGGGATCTCATCTTGTACAGCAAGTGCTTCCTGTATTTTGGTCTTCCTGTGCTTCTCTAGCGAGTATTTTGGAGCCTGAGGAGCAGGTCGTTTTTTCGCGGATTATAGAAAAAATCCATCATCATATGGAAAACAGATTGGGGGTGGGCAGATAA
- a CDS encoding MFS transporter — protein sequence MSKLRTNHTVIQKENVALPYAWMTVILCWSAVAVMSSLYVTIPLVPLFAKVFGKTLAEAALPGSIFSLGFAAGCLVYGGLSNRFGRKQVIVAGLLALTILSLSLSLTNQYSVLVVLRLLQGLAAATFSPVALAYAVDMFPTEKRVTAIGFISTGFLVAGIAGQVFSIIISEQIGWNMVFRMLGVLYAITFLIVLFFLPKAPSPQRGVRIWAAFGQLGTVLRSYPLWLSYTVAFVLLMSFVSMYTVLGNYLGGPEFGLNSRQMLYVRSAGIIGMLLSPFAGKLAQKYGVHLILRTALILSILSLALMGMTHSLMTIVVLSVCFVSGIALSVPSLIAIVGQLGGAARAIAVSLYTFILFAGTSLAPMLSIRLMGNGGNQMTTFMLLAAVLSVGFIASLRIRMVLPIAPRFLE from the coding sequence ATGAGTAAATTACGAACCAATCATACCGTTATACAGAAAGAAAATGTGGCTCTCCCTTATGCATGGATGACTGTAATCCTATGCTGGTCAGCGGTTGCCGTTATGTCCAGCCTGTATGTGACGATCCCTTTGGTCCCTCTTTTTGCTAAAGTGTTTGGAAAAACGCTTGCCGAAGCAGCCCTACCGGGCAGTATCTTTTCCTTAGGCTTTGCGGCGGGATGTCTTGTTTATGGTGGATTGTCTAACCGCTTTGGACGAAAGCAGGTTATCGTTGCCGGACTGCTCGCATTGACGATCCTTTCGTTATCCCTCAGCTTAACCAATCAGTATTCTGTATTAGTTGTGTTGCGCTTGCTTCAGGGTTTGGCGGCAGCCACCTTTTCCCCTGTTGCTCTCGCATACGCCGTAGATATGTTTCCAACCGAAAAACGGGTAACGGCTATCGGCTTTATCAGCACTGGTTTTCTAGTGGCAGGTATTGCTGGACAGGTATTTAGTATTATCATCAGCGAACAAATAGGATGGAATATGGTATTTCGAATGCTAGGTGTTTTGTACGCAATCACCTTCCTGATCGTTCTTTTTTTCCTGCCTAAAGCTCCCTCCCCTCAACGAGGGGTTCGCATTTGGGCAGCCTTCGGTCAGTTGGGGACTGTTCTGCGCTCGTATCCTTTATGGTTAAGCTACACGGTTGCTTTTGTTCTCCTGATGTCCTTTGTGAGCATGTATACGGTTTTGGGTAACTATCTTGGCGGCCCTGAATTTGGCCTGAATAGCCGACAGATGCTTTATGTCAGATCCGCTGGTATCATCGGCATGCTCCTTTCACCATTCGCAGGAAAGCTAGCCCAGAAATACGGTGTGCACCTTATATTACGTACAGCTCTTATTCTTTCCATTCTGAGTTTGGCGCTGATGGGAATGACACACTCTCTTATGACTATCGTGGTGTTGAGTGTATGCTTTGTCAGCGGCATTGCCCTGAGTGTTCCTTCACTCATAGCAATCGTCGGCCAGCTCGGCGGTGCAGCGAGAGCTATAGCTGTCTCACTATATACCTTCATCCTGTTTGCCGGTACAAGTCTAGCTCCTATGCTCTCCATTCGTTTGATGGGGAATGGCGGCAATCAGATGACTACATTTATGCTGCTGGCGGCAGTTCTGTCTGTGGGATTTATCGCCTCCCTGCGCATTCGGATGGTGCTTCCCATCGCCCCCAGATTTCTAGAATAA